A genomic window from Companilactobacillus pabuli includes:
- the mobQ gene encoding MobQ family relaxase, whose product MAIFHMSFSNISAGKGRSAIASAAYRSGEKLFDDKEGRRYFYARSVIPESFILTPKNAPEWASDREKLWNEVEKNDRKSNSRYAKEFNVALPVELSESEQKELLTKYVQENFVDQGMVADVAIHRDHSDNPHAHVMLTNRPFNPDGSWGLKAKTQYIKDENGKQLLTKSGFPKQRKIWLVDWDKKEKINEWRKNWALSVNQFLAQKNIPDRISEKSFVDQGIQETPTQHEGINSQRKNRKAFNQQVRAQRNAQAKYHNLDEKIRNHEHFDALTDELSFSEKHTISHLSQQLKAYVDLEHLDDKQRMLFNWKNSLLIKHAVGEDVTKQLLTIDQQTTSLAQANQLLNKVVERATKKLYPELNFEQTTAAERRELIKETNSEQTIFKGSKLAERLADIRSDLLTQQLLTFTKRPYTSWQLVNQQAQTIQKQLTTVLAKHGHQLDDLKHTDRGILAAYQPSELEFISKAVKDLRVIREVKAVVQTQYDSILTTAFPDSDLDKLETIDKEQIYTAVVYYDPELKPLSANDFSQLQQQPPVVFTSQQHQAGLNYLLGKMELKDIQDHRLQRVLKHDGTRQLFIGECGQDPKLDHQQIEMVQTRLKQQAMRFDQYKQAQVKDYQAINYQPTSPKNYLMNILDEALMTILYAKNTDYLRKQQLRGLKETEWAMTKKQRQHQTRNRHEDGGRHL is encoded by the coding sequence ATGGCAATTTTTCATATGAGTTTTAGTAATATTAGTGCTGGTAAAGGACGCAGTGCCATTGCCAGTGCCGCTTATCGGAGTGGTGAAAAATTATTTGATGATAAAGAAGGTCGCCGATATTTCTATGCCCGATCGGTAATTCCAGAAAGCTTTATTTTAACCCCCAAAAATGCACCAGAATGGGCCAGTGATCGAGAAAAATTATGGAATGAAGTTGAAAAGAACGATCGTAAATCAAACTCACGTTATGCAAAAGAATTTAACGTGGCTTTACCGGTAGAATTAAGTGAATCCGAACAGAAAGAATTACTGACAAAATATGTGCAAGAAAATTTTGTCGATCAAGGTATGGTAGCTGACGTAGCAATTCATCGCGATCACTCAGACAATCCGCACGCACATGTGATGTTAACCAATCGCCCATTTAACCCCGATGGTAGTTGGGGATTAAAAGCAAAGACGCAGTACATTAAAGATGAAAATGGCAAGCAACTTTTAACCAAAAGCGGGTTTCCAAAACAAAGAAAAATTTGGTTGGTTGATTGGGATAAAAAGGAAAAAATTAATGAGTGGCGAAAAAATTGGGCGTTGAGTGTTAATCAGTTCTTAGCACAAAAAAATATTCCGGATCGGATTAGTGAAAAATCGTTTGTCGATCAAGGGATTCAAGAGACACCTACCCAACACGAAGGCATTAACAGCCAAAGAAAAAATCGAAAAGCATTTAATCAACAAGTTAGAGCGCAAAGAAACGCTCAAGCTAAATATCATAATCTTGACGAAAAGATAAGAAATCATGAACATTTTGACGCGTTAACTGACGAGCTATCGTTCTCTGAAAAACACACAATTAGTCATCTAAGTCAGCAATTGAAAGCCTATGTCGATTTAGAACATTTAGATGATAAACAGCGCATGCTATTTAATTGGAAGAACAGCTTATTAATCAAACACGCGGTTGGTGAAGATGTAACCAAACAACTGCTGACTATTGACCAGCAAACGACATCACTAGCACAAGCTAACCAGTTGTTAAATAAAGTGGTGGAACGAGCAACGAAAAAGCTTTATCCGGAACTTAATTTTGAACAGACAACCGCAGCTGAACGACGGGAACTGATTAAAGAAACTAATAGTGAACAAACGATTTTTAAGGGTAGCAAATTGGCAGAACGGTTAGCGGATATTCGAAGTGACTTATTAACCCAGCAATTATTGACGTTTACCAAGCGGCCATATACCAGCTGGCAGTTAGTTAATCAGCAGGCCCAAACAATTCAGAAGCAATTAACCACGGTACTAGCCAAACATGGTCACCAGTTAGACGATTTGAAGCATACTGATCGGGGCATACTAGCCGCTTATCAACCAAGCGAACTCGAATTCATTTCTAAAGCGGTCAAAGATTTACGGGTCATTCGGGAAGTTAAAGCCGTGGTGCAAACCCAATACGACAGCATTCTAACGACTGCTTTTCCGGACAGTGACCTCGATAAGCTAGAGACGATTGACAAGGAGCAAATCTATACCGCTGTGGTTTACTATGACCCAGAATTAAAGCCATTAAGCGCCAATGATTTTAGTCAATTGCAACAGCAGCCACCGGTAGTCTTTACTAGTCAGCAACACCAAGCTGGTTTGAATTACCTGTTAGGTAAAATGGAATTAAAAGATATTCAGGATCATCGACTGCAACGGGTCTTAAAACATGATGGCACCCGGCAACTGTTTATTGGCGAATGTGGCCAAGATCCTAAGTTGGATCACCAACAAATTGAAATGGTACAAACTCGTTTGAAACAACAGGCAATGCGATTTGATCAATATAAGCAAGCTCAAGTTAAGGACTATCAGGCCATTAATTACCAGCCAACTAGCCCGAAAAATTACCTGATGAATATTTTGGACGAAGCCTTAATGACCATTTTATATGCGAAAAATACGGACTATCTAAGAAAGCAGCAACTACGTGGCTTAAAAGAGACCGAGTGGGCAATGACGAAAAAGCAACGGCAACATCAAACTCGAAACCGGCATGAAGATGGGGGCAGGCACTTGTAA
- a CDS encoding CagC family type IV secretion system protein produces MKFSKVKTLVTTGATAIYLGLMNAQVVLAADGGEVKSKLTSAGKTIQGILTGLVVLVGICVALFIIIKRMPDADDPREKSEVYHAVGRVAGLVALAAAIIWLLPWVYSLFT; encoded by the coding sequence ATGAAGTTCAGCAAAGTAAAAACGTTAGTAACTACTGGAGCTACTGCAATCTATTTGGGCTTGATGAACGCCCAGGTTGTTTTGGCGGCGGACGGTGGCGAAGTTAAAAGCAAGCTAACCAGCGCTGGTAAGACGATTCAAGGTATTTTAACTGGGTTGGTCGTTTTAGTCGGGATTTGTGTGGCGCTATTTATTATTATCAAAAGAATGCCTGACGCAGACGATCCGCGAGAGAAATCAGAGGTTTATCACGCGGTTGGTCGGGTGGCTGGTTTAGTGGCCCTAGCGGCAGCGATTATCTGGCTATTACCTTGGGTTTACAGCCTATTCACTTAA
- the trsD gene encoding TrsD/TraD family conjugative transfer protein — translation MRLKKSKTANKTAKLDWDYQPPKINGGKETIDDMSLVVGMYGNYEVTKTGNLVGILEVSGINLDLLNETEQQDVFEDYGAFLMSTLGEGVDDTLQFLEPTIPVNMTAYLNGLKRRYLALQKGHPAQQFKIQLIASYLDHFTKVQESKNMTTKQHLLIVKVPIKDKSVKSLNLAVTHLDEKIEQVKRDIENALTDFDVTAKVLTSQEVQEILKNLINFNG, via the coding sequence ATGCGTTTGAAAAAGAGCAAAACCGCCAATAAAACAGCCAAGCTCGATTGGGATTACCAACCGCCTAAAATCAATGGTGGCAAAGAGACCATTGATGACATGAGCTTGGTGGTGGGTATGTATGGTAACTACGAAGTTACCAAAACAGGTAATCTCGTTGGCATTTTGGAAGTTAGCGGGATCAACCTTGATTTACTTAATGAAACCGAACAACAGGACGTTTTTGAAGACTATGGTGCGTTTCTGATGAGTACCTTGGGTGAAGGCGTTGATGATACGTTACAGTTCTTAGAGCCGACGATTCCCGTCAATATGACGGCTTATCTTAACGGTCTCAAACGCCGGTATCTCGCCTTACAAAAAGGCCACCCGGCGCAACAGTTCAAAATCCAGCTCATAGCCAGTTACTTGGATCACTTTACTAAAGTCCAGGAATCCAAAAACATGACCACTAAACAACATCTGCTAATCGTTAAGGTACCGATTAAAGACAAGAGCGTTAAAAGCTTAAACCTAGCGGTCACTCATTTAGACGAAAAGATCGAACAGGTTAAACGAGACATTGAAAATGCGTTAACGGATTTTGATGTGACGGCCAAAGTTTTGACCAGTCAAGAAGTCCAAGAGATTTTAAAGAACTTGATCAATTTTAATGGATAG